From Streptomyces asiaticus, one genomic window encodes:
- the mdlC gene encoding benzoylformate decarboxylase yields MAEPTAHPPTTTVREAVLALCRATGMTTVFGNPGSTELRMFRDWPEDFRYVLGLHESTAVAMAAGHALGTGRAALVSLHSAGGVGHSLGAVFNAYRDRVPVVIIAGQQSRALLPLRPFLGADEPARFPRPYVKFSRQPERAADVPAALAEAHRVAMSHPRGPVFLSVPEDDWDRPAEPVAPRTVHGGYTADPAALTGLARALDASARPALVVGPGVDDERAVRQVTELAERLRAAVWISPLSGRSGFDERHPLFQGFLPPVADQLAERLAAHDVVVALGAPLFTYHVHSEAPPLADGTELYHLDCDPAQAAWLPVGTSIVTTLGPALRALTDLVRPADRAAPPPRPAPGPRPATSAEEISPELVMDLLRERLPRDTVLVEETPSHRDALHARLPISGEGRFLTTGSGALGWGLPLAVGRALADGERVVCVVGDGSALYSVQALWTAARHRAPVSYVLLDNGGYSAVKALGHRIGIAHVPGTDIGGIDFAALAGSFGCPAERVEHPGHLPEALDRALALGRDDGPLLLQVRVPADDSPAYEPWAR; encoded by the coding sequence ATGGCCGAGCCCACCGCCCACCCCCCGACCACCACGGTCCGCGAGGCGGTGCTGGCACTGTGCCGCGCCACCGGGATGACGACCGTCTTCGGCAACCCCGGCTCCACCGAACTGCGGATGTTCCGCGACTGGCCCGAGGACTTCCGCTATGTGCTCGGCCTGCACGAGTCCACCGCCGTCGCCATGGCCGCGGGCCACGCCTTGGGCACCGGGCGGGCGGCGCTGGTCAGCCTGCACTCCGCCGGGGGAGTGGGCCACTCCCTGGGAGCGGTGTTCAACGCCTACCGGGACCGGGTGCCGGTGGTGATCATCGCGGGGCAGCAGTCCCGTGCGCTGCTGCCGCTGCGGCCCTTCCTCGGCGCCGACGAGCCGGCCCGGTTCCCGCGCCCGTATGTGAAGTTCAGCAGGCAGCCGGAGCGGGCCGCCGATGTGCCGGCCGCGCTCGCCGAGGCCCACCGCGTCGCCATGAGCCACCCCCGGGGCCCGGTCTTCCTCTCCGTACCGGAGGACGACTGGGACCGCCCCGCCGAGCCGGTCGCCCCGCGCACCGTCCACGGCGGCTACACCGCCGACCCCGCCGCGCTCACCGGCCTCGCCCGAGCGCTCGACGCCTCGGCGCGCCCCGCGCTGGTCGTCGGGCCGGGCGTGGACGACGAGCGCGCCGTACGGCAAGTGACCGAACTGGCCGAGCGGCTGCGGGCGGCGGTGTGGATCAGCCCGCTCTCCGGACGCTCCGGCTTCGACGAACGCCACCCGCTCTTCCAGGGCTTTCTGCCGCCCGTCGCCGACCAGCTGGCGGAGCGGCTGGCCGCCCACGATGTGGTGGTCGCGCTCGGCGCCCCGCTGTTCACCTACCATGTGCACAGCGAGGCCCCGCCGCTCGCCGACGGCACCGAGCTGTACCACCTCGACTGCGACCCCGCGCAGGCCGCGTGGCTCCCGGTGGGCACCAGCATCGTCACCACCCTCGGGCCCGCCCTGCGCGCCCTCACCGATCTCGTCCGGCCCGCCGACCGGGCCGCGCCACCGCCGCGGCCCGCCCCCGGGCCGCGGCCGGCCACGTCGGCGGAGGAGATCTCCCCCGAGCTGGTGATGGACCTGCTGCGCGAGCGGCTGCCCCGGGACACCGTGCTGGTCGAGGAGACCCCCAGCCACCGCGACGCCCTCCACGCCCGCCTCCCCATCAGCGGCGAGGGCCGCTTCCTCACCACCGGCAGCGGCGCGCTGGGCTGGGGGCTGCCGCTCGCGGTCGGCCGCGCCCTCGCGGACGGCGAACGGGTGGTGTGCGTCGTCGGCGACGGCTCGGCGCTCTACTCGGTGCAGGCCCTGTGGACCGCGGCCCGGCACCGCGCCCCGGTGAGCTACGTCCTGCTCGACAACGGCGGCTACAGCGCGGTCAAGGCGCTGGGCCACCGCATCGGCATCGCACACGTGCCGGGCACCGACATCGGCGGCATCGACTTCGCCGCGCTCGCCGGGTCCTTCGGCTGCCCGGCCGAACGGGTGGAGCACCCCGGCCACCTGCCCGAGGCCCTCGACCGTGCCCTCGCCCTCGGCCGTGACGACGGCCCGCTGCTGCTCCAGGTCCGGGTCCCCGCCGACGACTCCCCGGCGTACGAGCCCTGGGCCCGGTGA
- a CDS encoding ABC transporter ATP-binding protein: MLRIDRLSHRYGDGPDVLRDIELSVPEGQLLTLVGPSGCGKSTLLRCVAGLIRPSAGRITLDGEVVDGVPDRLGVVFQDYSRSLFPWLTVRENVALPLRRRGLSRAERHAAAVAMLEQVGLADAARRHPWQLSGGMQQRVALARALAARPALLLMDEPFGALDAQTREDLEDLLLRLHRAEGMTILLVTHDIDESVYVADRVVVLAAGPGRVRADLPVTLPAERDQIATRGLPEFIALRTEVGRAVRQGAATPPPPRA, translated from the coding sequence ATGCTGCGGATCGACCGGCTCAGCCATCGCTACGGCGACGGCCCCGATGTGCTCCGGGACATCGAACTCTCCGTCCCCGAAGGGCAGTTGCTCACCCTCGTCGGCCCGTCCGGCTGTGGCAAGTCCACCCTGCTGCGCTGTGTCGCGGGCCTGATCCGCCCCTCCGCCGGGCGGATCACCCTGGACGGGGAGGTGGTGGACGGCGTGCCGGACCGGCTCGGAGTGGTCTTCCAGGACTACAGCCGCTCGCTCTTCCCCTGGCTCACGGTGCGGGAGAACGTCGCCCTTCCGCTGCGGCGGCGCGGACTGTCCCGCGCGGAACGCCATGCGGCGGCAGTGGCCATGCTGGAGCAGGTGGGCCTGGCCGACGCCGCCCGCCGCCACCCCTGGCAGCTGTCGGGCGGCATGCAGCAGCGTGTCGCGCTCGCCCGCGCGCTGGCCGCCCGGCCCGCGCTGCTGCTGATGGACGAGCCGTTCGGCGCGCTGGACGCCCAGACCCGGGAGGACCTGGAGGATCTGCTGCTGCGGCTGCACCGCGCCGAGGGAATGACGATTCTGCTGGTCACCCATGACATCGACGAGAGCGTCTATGTGGCGGACCGGGTGGTGGTGCTGGCCGCGGGGCCGGGCCGGGTGCGGGCGGACCTGCCGGTGACGCTGCCCGCCGAACGCGACCAGATCGCCACCCGGGGGCTGCCGGAGTTCATCGCGCTGCGGACGGAGGTGGGGCGCGCGGTACGCCAGGGCGCGGCCACGCCCCCACCTCCTCGCGCCTAA
- a CDS encoding carbohydrate-binding protein encodes MRPALRRISVVAAAAAVLTALPGAASAEGRPEGRTYHVATWGTDHDSGSSRHPFRTIGRCTEQVGPGDTCVIHRGNYRERVAPPSGRADAPVTLAAYGDGPVTVDGTRAVTGWKDAGGGLVAADVDLPLDRSENALFLDGERAMEGRWPNSGSDPLNPSWAVAERSSTDQHIDDPDLPDGDFTGATVHLWAGSNPWSQQTGTVTATSDGALDFTGGNYRCTPLCMGDQNYRNYYLVGAKATLDQPGEWYYDKDARRLYLVPPKGGVTGHTVTAKYESWGVDLSHSSHVTVRGLELWGTSLRTGADSTGVLVEGVRARYISEFSTLPMPRDDELAIPPGEGHIVASRVLNSGVQILGRGNTLRDSDIGYSAGTGVLLRGSGNTVTGNYIHDVGWMGSYTPGIEINGSGQTVTHNTVRRTGRASIDTAWQLNGVPFHDNRIAYNDLSEAMRTSRDGSPFYVCCNLDAKGTSVDHNTVHDADGQVGYYIDNSSGNFLLHHNVAYNTGTRGTFFNGHSSVSLGNRDHNSSYGTGISTAAVRLSGATDATGTYVSNDAALTPMEISGPGDPAPVVRSNLLPPTDPRYTDARNGELWPRADSPAIDAGEKVDGVTGEVRGDGPDQGAYEYGEPIWSSGCRLAGCETRVRNDGWKATASGGADASAAVDGVQTTQWKGDAPQAAGQSLTVDLGAAKTFGRLAIDAGLDATGHPYGFTVSVSRDGEHWGTPVARVSGRSFTQDAVFEQRTARYLRIELTRPGENPWAVNEIRLYSDGPDAAATLQAERAEVVRGVERGEAATSVLGTGDAIGLRGVRFGAGADTLTVRLASGGCGDCALRLRLDSPEGPVAATLPVRGTGGTDEWRERSVRLPRTVTGTHDVYLVATGGHRVAAVDWLTLR; translated from the coding sequence ATGAGACCCGCGCTCAGGCGCATATCCGTGGTCGCCGCCGCAGCGGCGGTCCTGACCGCGCTGCCGGGCGCCGCATCGGCCGAGGGACGGCCCGAGGGGCGTACGTATCACGTCGCCACCTGGGGCACCGACCACGACAGCGGCAGCTCGCGCCATCCGTTCCGCACCATCGGCCGCTGCACCGAGCAGGTCGGGCCCGGCGACACCTGTGTGATCCACCGGGGGAACTACCGCGAGCGGGTCGCCCCGCCCTCGGGCCGCGCCGACGCCCCGGTCACCCTGGCGGCGTACGGGGACGGGCCGGTCACCGTCGACGGGACGCGGGCGGTGACCGGGTGGAAGGACGCGGGCGGCGGTCTGGTGGCCGCCGATGTGGACCTCCCGCTCGACCGCAGCGAGAACGCGCTGTTCCTGGACGGCGAGCGCGCCATGGAGGGCCGCTGGCCCAACTCCGGCTCCGATCCGCTCAATCCGTCCTGGGCGGTGGCCGAGCGCTCCTCCACCGATCAGCACATCGACGACCCGGATCTGCCGGACGGCGACTTCACCGGCGCCACCGTCCATCTGTGGGCCGGTTCCAATCCATGGAGCCAGCAGACCGGCACGGTGACCGCCACCTCGGACGGCGCCCTCGACTTCACGGGCGGCAACTACCGCTGCACCCCGCTGTGCATGGGCGACCAGAACTACCGCAACTACTACCTGGTCGGCGCCAAGGCCACGCTGGACCAGCCCGGTGAGTGGTACTACGACAAGGACGCGCGCCGCCTCTATCTGGTCCCGCCCAAGGGCGGTGTCACGGGCCACACCGTCACCGCGAAGTACGAGAGCTGGGGCGTGGACCTCTCGCACAGCTCCCATGTCACCGTGCGCGGTCTGGAACTGTGGGGCACCTCGCTGCGCACCGGCGCGGACAGCACCGGTGTGCTGGTCGAGGGGGTCCGGGCCCGCTACATCTCGGAGTTCTCCACGCTCCCCATGCCGCGCGACGACGAACTGGCCATCCCGCCCGGCGAGGGCCACATCGTCGCCTCGCGGGTGCTGAACTCCGGTGTCCAGATCCTCGGCCGGGGCAACACCCTGCGCGACAGCGACATCGGCTACTCCGCGGGCACGGGTGTGCTGCTGCGCGGCAGCGGCAACACCGTCACCGGCAACTACATCCACGACGTGGGCTGGATGGGCAGCTACACACCCGGTATCGAGATCAACGGCAGCGGCCAGACCGTCACCCACAACACCGTCCGGCGCACCGGCCGGGCGAGCATCGACACCGCCTGGCAGCTGAACGGTGTGCCCTTCCACGACAACCGGATCGCCTACAACGACCTCTCGGAGGCGATGCGCACCTCACGTGACGGCAGCCCGTTCTATGTGTGCTGCAACCTGGACGCCAAGGGCACCAGCGTCGACCACAACACCGTGCATGACGCGGACGGCCAGGTCGGCTACTACATCGACAACTCCTCCGGCAACTTCCTGCTGCACCACAACGTGGCGTACAACACCGGCACCCGCGGCACCTTCTTCAACGGCCACAGCAGTGTCAGCCTCGGCAACCGCGATCACAACTCCTCGTACGGCACGGGCATTTCCACCGCCGCCGTCCGGCTGAGCGGCGCCACCGACGCCACCGGGACGTACGTCAGCAACGACGCGGCGCTCACCCCGATGGAGATCTCCGGTCCCGGCGACCCCGCCCCCGTCGTACGGAGCAACCTGCTGCCGCCCACCGATCCGCGCTACACCGACGCGCGCAACGGCGAACTCTGGCCGCGCGCGGACTCCCCCGCCATCGACGCGGGCGAAAAGGTCGACGGGGTGACCGGCGAGGTCCGGGGCGACGGGCCGGACCAGGGGGCGTACGAGTACGGCGAGCCCATCTGGTCGTCCGGCTGCCGACTGGCGGGCTGTGAGACCCGGGTCCGCAACGACGGCTGGAAGGCCACCGCCTCCGGTGGCGCCGATGCCTCGGCCGCCGTGGACGGGGTGCAGACCACCCAGTGGAAGGGGGACGCTCCGCAGGCCGCCGGTCAGTCCCTCACCGTGGATCTGGGCGCCGCGAAGACCTTCGGCCGGCTGGCGATCGACGCGGGCCTTGACGCCACCGGACACCCCTATGGCTTCACCGTCTCGGTCAGCCGCGACGGTGAGCACTGGGGGACGCCGGTGGCCCGGGTCAGCGGCCGCTCCTTCACCCAGGACGCGGTCTTCGAGCAGCGCACCGCCCGCTATCTGCGGATCGAGCTGACGCGGCCGGGCGAGAACCCCTGGGCGGTGAACGAGATCCGGCTCTACTCCGACGGTCCCGACGCGGCCGCCACCCTTCAGGCGGAGCGCGCCGAGGTGGTCCGGGGCGTCGAGCGTGGCGAGGCGGCCACCTCGGTCCTCGGAACGGGGGACGCGATCGGCTTGCGGGGCGTGCGGTTCGGCGCGGGCGCGGACACGCTGACGGTGCGGCTGGCGTCCGGCGGCTGCGGGGACTGCGCCCTGCGGCTGCGCCTGGACTCACCCGAAGGGCCGGTGGCGGCCACGCTTCCGGTGCGCGGGACCGGCGGCACCGACGAGTGGCGGGAGCGTTCGGTGCGGCTCCCCCGTACGGTGACCGGCACCCATGATGTCTATCTCGTCGCCACGGGCGGCCACCGGGTGGCCGCCGTGGACTGGCTGACGTTGCGTTAG
- a CDS encoding TetR/AcrR family transcriptional regulator, producing MAAAERLYAEHGLVAVSNRQISEAAGQGNVAAVGYHFGTRADLVRAIMRKHSEAIEEIRRRMAEETRGSEEVRDWVACLVRPATEHLATLGVPSWYARFAVQVMTDPVLRAIVTDEALTREPLRETLHGLGGCLDALPAEVRAERGDMARQLITHTCAERERALAEGTSTRQPSWYDTAGALTDAITGLLLAPVTRRSPAKEART from the coding sequence ATGGCCGCGGCGGAGCGGCTCTACGCCGAGCACGGCCTGGTCGCGGTGTCGAACCGGCAGATCAGCGAGGCGGCCGGACAGGGCAATGTCGCCGCGGTCGGCTATCACTTCGGCACCAGGGCGGATCTGGTCCGCGCCATCATGCGCAAGCACTCCGAGGCGATCGAGGAGATCCGGCGGCGGATGGCGGAGGAGACCCGCGGCAGTGAGGAGGTCCGGGACTGGGTCGCCTGCCTGGTGCGCCCCGCCACCGAGCACCTGGCCACCCTGGGCGTCCCCTCCTGGTACGCCCGGTTCGCCGTCCAGGTGATGACCGACCCCGTGCTGCGGGCGATCGTCACCGACGAGGCCCTCACCCGGGAGCCGCTGCGGGAGACCCTCCACGGCCTGGGCGGCTGCCTGGACGCCCTGCCCGCCGAGGTACGGGCCGAACGCGGCGACATGGCCCGCCAGTTGATCACCCACACCTGTGCCGAACGGGAGCGCGCCCTCGCCGAGGGGACCAGTACGCGCCAGCCGTCCTGGTACGACACGGCCGGTGCGCTCACCGACGCCATCACCGGTCTGCTCCTCGCCCCCGTCACCCGCCGTTCCCCAGCCAAGGAGGCCCGGACATGA
- a CDS encoding non-oxidative hydroxyarylic acid decarboxylases subunit D, with amino-acid sequence MSDTTPPRPASPCPRCAHETIEHITGSPVPGVWEVLQCARCLYMWRTSEPARRTRRDAYPEEFMLTPEDIGAAPEVPAVPPLLRARGRNGYQVTGSAYTP; translated from the coding sequence ATGTCCGACACCACTCCCCCGCGCCCGGCCTCCCCGTGCCCGCGCTGTGCCCACGAGACGATCGAGCACATCACCGGCTCCCCCGTCCCCGGCGTCTGGGAGGTGCTCCAGTGCGCACGGTGCCTGTACATGTGGCGCACCAGCGAGCCCGCACGGCGCACCCGGCGCGACGCCTACCCGGAGGAGTTCATGCTGACGCCCGAGGACATCGGTGCCGCGCCGGAGGTCCCGGCCGTTCCGCCGCTGCTCAGGGCCCGAGGCCGGAACGGCTACCAGGTGACCGGGAGTGCGTACACTCCGTAG
- a CDS encoding non-oxidative hydroxyarylic acid decarboxylases subunit C, which translates to MAYDDFRGFLDALRKEGQLLHIDDEVMPEPDIAAAANAAPRLGGHAPALYFDRVKGFTDARIALNVHGSWANHALALGLPKETGTKEQVEEFIRRWDTFPVTPEWRENPVWAENTLEGEDADIFRVLPLIRLNDGDGGFYIDKAAVISKDPADPQHSGKQNVGIYRIEVKGRRTLAIQPVPMHDIAQHLHTAEERGEDLPVAIALGNEPVISIVASTPMEYEQNEYELAGALRGAPAPVSRAPLTGLPVPWGSEVVIEGVIEGRRREIEGPFGEFTGHYSGGRNMPVIRIDRISYRTAPIFEHLYLGMPWTEVDYLIAANTCVPLYKQLRRDFPEVQAVNAMYTHGLVVIVSTKKRYGGFAKAVGMRVLTTPHGLGYAATVIVVDEDVDPFDLPQVMWALSTKMNPAGDLVRIPNLSVLELAPQASTPGITDKLIIDATTPVAPDNRGNYGTQVRDLPETAEWLTRLRQLAATR; encoded by the coding sequence ATGGCCTACGACGACTTCCGCGGCTTCCTCGACGCCCTCCGGAAGGAGGGTCAGCTGCTGCACATCGACGACGAGGTGATGCCGGAGCCGGACATCGCCGCAGCCGCGAACGCGGCCCCGCGCCTGGGCGGCCACGCCCCCGCGCTGTACTTCGACCGCGTCAAGGGCTTCACCGACGCGCGGATCGCGCTCAATGTGCACGGCTCCTGGGCCAATCACGCGCTCGCGCTCGGCCTGCCCAAGGAGACCGGCACCAAGGAGCAGGTGGAGGAGTTCATCCGCCGCTGGGACACCTTCCCGGTGACCCCCGAGTGGCGCGAGAACCCGGTGTGGGCCGAGAACACCCTGGAGGGCGAGGACGCCGACATCTTCCGGGTGCTTCCGCTGATCCGGCTCAACGACGGCGACGGCGGCTTCTACATCGACAAGGCGGCCGTGATCTCCAAGGACCCCGCCGACCCCCAGCACAGCGGCAAGCAGAACGTCGGCATCTACCGCATCGAGGTCAAGGGCAGGCGCACGCTCGCCATCCAACCGGTGCCGATGCATGACATCGCCCAGCATCTGCACACCGCCGAGGAGCGGGGCGAGGACCTGCCCGTGGCCATCGCGCTCGGCAACGAGCCGGTGATCTCCATCGTGGCCTCCACCCCGATGGAGTACGAGCAGAACGAGTACGAGCTGGCCGGCGCCCTGCGCGGCGCCCCCGCCCCGGTCTCCCGGGCCCCGCTCACCGGGCTGCCCGTGCCGTGGGGCAGCGAGGTGGTCATCGAGGGCGTCATCGAAGGCCGGAGGCGGGAGATCGAGGGGCCGTTCGGCGAGTTCACCGGCCACTACTCCGGCGGCCGGAACATGCCCGTGATCCGTATCGACCGGATCTCCTACCGCACCGCCCCGATCTTCGAGCACCTCTACCTCGGCATGCCGTGGACCGAGGTGGACTATCTGATCGCCGCCAACACCTGTGTGCCGCTGTACAAGCAGCTGCGCCGCGACTTCCCCGAGGTCCAGGCGGTCAACGCGATGTACACCCACGGGCTGGTGGTCATCGTGTCCACCAAGAAGCGCTACGGCGGTTTCGCCAAGGCGGTCGGCATGCGGGTGCTGACCACTCCGCACGGCCTCGGTTACGCCGCCACCGTGATCGTGGTGGACGAGGACGTCGACCCGTTCGACCTCCCCCAGGTGATGTGGGCGCTGTCCACGAAGATGAACCCGGCGGGCGATCTGGTGCGGATCCCCAATCTGTCGGTGCTGGAGCTGGCCCCGCAGGCCAGCACGCCCGGTATCACCGACAAGCTCATCATCGACGCCACCACCCCCGTCGCCCCCGACAACCGCGGCAACTACGGCACCCAGGTGCGCGATCTACCCGAGACGGCCGAGTGGCTGACCCGGCTGCGGCAGCTCGCCGCCACCCGCTGA
- a CDS encoding non-oxidative hydroxyarylic acid decarboxylases subunit B: MRLIVGMTGATGAVFGVRLLETLAELPGVETHLVLSRWARTTIELETGRSAREVAGLADVTHSPEDQGATISSGSFRTDGMIIAPCSMKTLAGIRAGYADGLVGRAADVVLKERRRLVLVPRETPLSEIHLENMLALSRMGVRMVPPMPAFYNHPRSVDDIVDHLTARLLDQFDLPAPAAKRWAGMRAARGPKPTAA; encoded by the coding sequence GTGCGATTGATCGTGGGCATGACAGGAGCAACGGGTGCCGTGTTCGGCGTCCGGCTGCTGGAGACGCTGGCCGAGCTGCCCGGGGTGGAGACCCATCTGGTGCTCAGCCGCTGGGCGCGCACCACGATCGAGCTGGAGACCGGCCGGTCCGCCCGTGAGGTGGCCGGGCTCGCCGATGTGACCCACTCCCCCGAGGACCAGGGCGCCACCATCTCCTCCGGCTCCTTCCGCACCGACGGCATGATCATCGCGCCGTGCTCGATGAAGACCCTCGCCGGGATCCGGGCCGGATACGCCGACGGGCTGGTGGGCCGCGCCGCGGACGTGGTCCTCAAGGAGCGGCGCCGGCTCGTCCTGGTACCGAGGGAGACCCCGCTCAGCGAGATCCACCTGGAGAACATGCTGGCGCTCTCCCGGATGGGCGTGCGGATGGTCCCGCCCATGCCCGCCTTCTACAACCACCCCCGGTCGGTGGACGACATCGTCGACCACCTCACGGCCCGCCTCCTGGACCAGTTCGACCTGCCCGCGCCCGCCGCCAAGCGGTGGGCGGGCATGCGCGCCGCGCGCGGCCCGAAGCCCACCGCCGCCTGA
- a CDS encoding helix-turn-helix transcriptional regulator: MDRNGHRDVTEVPFRPSVGAPPGAVVLDFPGLAARARSHGLDVHAPMRLAFHQLITVRSGTLRCSVDFTEHELTEGGWMWVRPGQIHQFRSALGAADGAAVLFPPGYLGAATAAVARLDRPASRSPLVVPEGADAEAVRGVLDLLESEYRTVSGPLEAHVEVVRHLVAVLVLRLAHLPGARSADTAGSAAFRRFQQAVERDYTRTHRVEDYADRLGYSVRTLTRATRATVGCGAKRFIDDRVLLEAKRLLVHTDLSATAIGERLGFPDATVFTKFFRRRSGETPAGFRTRASGARR, encoded by the coding sequence ATGGACAGAAACGGACACCGTGATGTCACCGAGGTTCCGTTCCGGCCCTCCGTGGGAGCCCCGCCGGGAGCGGTCGTGCTGGACTTCCCCGGGCTCGCCGCCCGCGCCCGGAGCCATGGCCTCGATGTCCACGCCCCGATGCGGCTCGCCTTCCACCAGCTGATCACCGTACGCTCCGGGACGCTGCGCTGCTCGGTGGACTTCACCGAGCACGAGCTGACCGAGGGCGGCTGGATGTGGGTGCGCCCCGGGCAGATCCACCAGTTCCGGTCCGCCCTCGGCGCGGCGGACGGTGCCGCCGTGCTCTTCCCGCCCGGCTATCTCGGCGCCGCCACCGCCGCGGTCGCCCGGCTGGACCGGCCCGCGTCCCGGTCCCCGCTGGTGGTGCCCGAGGGCGCCGACGCCGAGGCCGTCCGGGGCGTCCTGGATCTGCTGGAGAGCGAGTACCGGACGGTGTCCGGGCCGCTGGAGGCGCATGTCGAGGTGGTGCGCCACCTCGTCGCCGTCCTCGTGCTGCGGCTGGCCCATCTGCCCGGCGCCCGGAGCGCGGACACGGCAGGCAGTGCGGCGTTCCGCCGCTTCCAGCAGGCCGTGGAGCGCGACTACACCCGCACCCACCGGGTCGAGGACTACGCGGACCGGCTGGGCTACAGCGTCCGCACCCTGACCCGGGCCACCCGCGCCACCGTCGGATGCGGCGCCAAGCGGTTCATCGACGACCGGGTGCTGCTCGAGGCCAAGCGGCTGCTGGTGCACACCGATCTGTCCGCCACGGCCATCGGCGAGCGGCTCGGCTTCCCGGACGCCACCGTCTTCACCAAGTTCTTCCGGCGGCGCTCGGGCGAGACCCCGGCCGGGTTCCGCACCCGCGCCTCGGGCGCGCGGCGCTGA